In the genome of Flavivirga spongiicola, one region contains:
- a CDS encoding sodium/sugar symporter — translation MTAGFEMWDYVVFIAYAILILGVGLWVSRDKEGHQKNAEDYFLASKSLPWWAIGTSLIAANISAEQFIGMSGSGFALGLAIASYEWMAALTLIIVGKYFLPIFIEKGLYTIPEFVEKRFSTNLKTILAVFWLALYIFVNLASVLYLGGLAIETIMGVDMMYAIIGLALFAAAYSLYGGLSAVAWTDVIQVVFLVLGGLFTTYLALNTVSGGEGVLAGFSKVVEAAPEKFHMILEESNDNYINLPGIWVLIGGLWVANLYYWGFNQYIIQRTLAAKSLKESQKGILLAAFLKLIIPLIVVVPGIAAYVMVNDPSIMANLGEAGMLNLPTTEQADKAYPWLLQFLPTGLKGIAFAALAAAIVSSLASMLNSTSTIFTMDIYKQYVNKNADDKTTVNVGRISAAVALIIAVIVAPLLGGIDQAFQFIQEYTGIVSPGILAVFILGLFWKKTTNNAAIWGAVLSIPIALALKFLPIPIFEPWMHQMGITTLLTMLVIVVLSNMQNKGAEDPKGIPLTKELFKTTPLFNIGSFAIMIILTVLYALFW, via the coding sequence ATGACAGCAGGATTCGAAATGTGGGACTATGTAGTCTTTATAGCCTACGCCATTTTAATTTTAGGAGTAGGGTTGTGGGTATCTAGAGATAAAGAAGGGCATCAAAAAAATGCCGAAGATTATTTCTTAGCAAGTAAATCTTTGCCATGGTGGGCCATTGGTACATCACTAATTGCAGCAAATATTTCAGCAGAACAGTTTATTGGAATGTCAGGATCCGGATTTGCTTTAGGGCTTGCGATTGCGTCTTATGAGTGGATGGCAGCTTTAACTCTAATCATTGTCGGTAAATATTTCTTGCCAATTTTTATAGAAAAAGGCTTATATACGATTCCCGAGTTTGTTGAAAAACGATTTTCAACGAATTTAAAAACGATACTAGCTGTATTTTGGTTAGCACTTTACATTTTTGTAAATCTAGCTTCAGTGCTATATTTAGGAGGGTTGGCTATAGAAACTATTATGGGGGTTGATATGATGTATGCTATTATTGGTTTAGCGTTATTTGCCGCAGCCTATTCTTTATATGGAGGCTTATCCGCTGTTGCCTGGACCGATGTTATACAAGTTGTATTTTTAGTATTAGGAGGTTTGTTTACTACTTATTTAGCATTGAATACGGTATCTGGAGGCGAAGGTGTTTTAGCAGGGTTCTCTAAAGTTGTAGAAGCGGCTCCCGAAAAATTTCATATGATACTAGAAGAAAGTAATGACAACTATATAAATCTACCTGGTATATGGGTATTAATAGGGGGCTTATGGGTCGCTAATTTATACTATTGGGGTTTCAATCAATATATTATACAAAGGACTTTAGCAGCTAAATCTTTAAAAGAGTCTCAAAAAGGGATTTTATTGGCAGCGTTTTTAAAACTTATCATTCCATTAATTGTAGTTGTTCCTGGTATTGCAGCTTATGTTATGGTAAACGATCCTTCGATTATGGCTAATTTGGGAGAGGCAGGAATGTTAAATTTGCCAACAACAGAGCAAGCAGATAAAGCATATCCTTGGTTGTTACAGTTTTTGCCAACAGGACTTAAAGGTATTGCTTTTGCTGCTTTAGCTGCTGCTATTGTATCTTCTTTAGCTTCTATGTTAAATTCAACATCAACCATTTTTACTATGGATATATACAAGCAATATGTTAATAAAAATGCTGATGATAAAACGACCGTAAATGTTGGACGTATTTCTGCAGCAGTAGCTTTAATAATTGCCGTCATTGTTGCGCCGCTTTTAGGAGGTATCGATCAGGCATTTCAGTTCATTCAGGAATACACGGGCATTGTGAGTCCGGGTATATTAGCCGTGTTTATTTTAGGTTTATTCTGGAAAAAAACCACGAATAATGCTGCCATTTGGGGAGCCGTCTTATCTATTCCAATTGCATTGGCACTTAAATTCTTACCTATTCCAATATTTGAGCCATGGATGCATCAAATGGGGATAACAACGTTATTAACGATGCTAGTTATAGTCGTATTAAGTAATATGCAAAATAAAGGAGCAGAAGACCCTAAAGGTATTCCGCTTACTAAAGAATTATTTAAAACGACACCATTATTTAATATTGGTTCGTTTGCAATTATGATTATACTAACCGTTTTATACGCTTTATTTTGGTAG
- a CDS encoding GntR family transcriptional regulator has protein sequence MIKIKKKIGVPKYKQIINSIEDAILSGALKKGDQIPSINSIKDTHKLSRDTVLMAFNELKNRGIIQSVVGKGYYIASENINVTQKIFLLFDELNAFKEDLYNSFLENLGGNIQVDIFFHHFNENFFSKLINDNVGDYNYYVIMPANLTNTNKDIKKLPSDKVYILDQVHKDLLEYSAIYQNFEKAIFNNLTKALHLIRKYEKIILIFSEDKQPQGMLKGFSSFCKENEIPFEVINSLTNKVLIKGELYIMPDDKSLLQIIKKMKSKNFSLAKDIGIISYNDTLLKEIVEGGITTISTDFNRMGQRLAEMITNKEKVKIENPNRLIIRNSL, from the coding sequence ATGATAAAGATCAAGAAAAAAATAGGCGTTCCAAAATACAAGCAAATAATCAACTCCATTGAAGATGCTATCCTTTCTGGTGCTTTAAAAAAAGGAGATCAAATTCCTTCTATTAATAGTATTAAAGACACCCATAAGCTTTCGAGAGATACTGTTTTAATGGCGTTTAATGAGTTAAAAAACAGAGGTATCATTCAATCTGTAGTTGGAAAAGGATATTATATAGCTAGTGAAAATATAAACGTTACCCAAAAGATATTTTTGCTTTTTGATGAATTAAATGCCTTTAAAGAAGATTTATATAATTCGTTTTTAGAAAATTTAGGAGGTAATATTCAAGTAGATATTTTTTTCCATCATTTCAACGAAAACTTTTTTAGCAAGTTAATTAATGATAACGTTGGTGACTACAACTATTATGTAATCATGCCAGCAAACTTGACAAATACAAACAAGGATATAAAAAAATTACCAAGCGATAAGGTCTATATTTTAGACCAAGTACATAAAGACTTATTAGAATATTCGGCCATTTATCAAAACTTTGAAAAAGCCATTTTTAATAATCTCACTAAAGCATTACATCTCATAAGGAAATACGAAAAAATAATTCTAATTTTTTCTGAAGACAAACAACCTCAAGGTATGCTAAAAGGGTTTAGTTCCTTTTGTAAAGAAAATGAAATACCTTTTGAAGTTATAAATTCACTAACAAATAAAGTTTTAATAAAGGGAGAATTATACATCATGCCAGATGATAAAAGCTTACTCCAAATTATAAAAAAAATGAAAAGTAAAAACTTTTCACTGGCAAAAGATATTGGTATTATTTCGTACAATGACACCTTACTTAAAGAAATTGTAGAAGGTGGTATTACAACCATTTCTACAGATTTTAATAGGATGGGACAACGTTTAGCAGAAATGATAACTAATAAAGAAAAAGTTAAGATAGAGAATCCTAACAGACTAATTATCAGAAACTCATTATAA